One Nitrosomonas sp. PY1 DNA window includes the following coding sequences:
- a CDS encoding glycosyltransferase, producing the protein MSEEKNVTFPLVSVIIRSMDRSTLVDALNSVASQTYPNIEIIIINAKGANHREMGEWYGCFPIRMIGSDEQLNRSRAANVGLNQAAGKYLIFLDDDDWFYSEHIAGLVNTLQSQNNARCAYAGVRVEHYRGGVLETTDLLNQPFHWQRLWGRNYLPIHATLFERSLLDDGCRFDETLEVYEDWDFWVQMTQYTDFIHVDQITACYRNYGHSGFGLETDKSFIRKAKGAYFDKWKSIWPGEKINELIEYREALLEQLHNQLHEQQAECNEYKQEVAEHKQAITEYKQEITQYKREIAEHKQAITEYTREVAKHKQDINALYNSNSWKITAPYRRIGLQARRISYVLALSSSFIREHGGGWQGGRRLILKMCQKLLEEGPQGVRNSLRMYASCRQPPREISRFTNTTISRPDLVPHTVAVDIIICVHNALEDVKKCLASVIRHTCPPYELILVDDGSDIETRDYLKNFAKDNNAQLIRNESARGYTLAANQGIGASRSPYVVLLNSDTVVSAEWLDRMISCAESDSSLGIIGPLSNTASWQSIPDIEQNGDWSSNPLPAEMTVEEMAQQVAIYSGQLYPRIPFLNGFCLLIKRALIDEIGKLDEQNFAQGYGEENDYCLRSRQAGWSLAIADDVYIYHAQSKSYSTERRRLLCEHAGQVLAKKHGQSLIDEGVYFCRYNRVLEGIRAHAKRLFERHEFIKKAKAQWKGKKIIFILPTREAGGGANVLISEAQALIKMGIDTWLLNFSYLQVDFENSYPELDIPTVYAPNEESIPKLCEDFDAVIATFNTSVAWIAPLAKNTHSRPILGYYIQDFEPYFYKEGTAEYKKALASYTLIPDLICVTKTNWNRQKVSEETKVDCTVLGPSIDIDLFRPRLRKDPSWPERPLRIAAMIRSSSPRRGPYLTMKVLKIIEQKYGKQIEIFLFGEESDTPGFLALPRDFAWNNLGKQTPEQVALLLNEVDIFVDFSDYQAMGLTAMEAMACGVAVILPENGGASSFASHEKNALLVDTKDPSACCHALDRLVSDNELRIQLQRQALSDITHYFPEVPAFKLLEALFQA; encoded by the coding sequence ATGTCTGAAGAGAAAAATGTTACTTTTCCCTTGGTGAGCGTTATTATTCGCAGCATGGATCGCTCGACACTGGTCGATGCACTTAATTCCGTAGCTTCGCAGACTTATCCGAACATTGAAATCATCATCATCAATGCCAAAGGTGCAAATCACCGAGAAATGGGTGAGTGGTACGGATGTTTTCCAATACGGATGATCGGAAGCGACGAACAATTGAATCGTAGCCGAGCAGCGAATGTCGGTCTGAACCAAGCTGCTGGAAAATATCTAATTTTTCTCGACGATGATGATTGGTTTTATTCTGAGCATATCGCCGGTTTAGTAAATACCTTACAAAGCCAAAATAACGCCCGCTGCGCTTATGCTGGCGTACGCGTTGAACATTACAGGGGAGGTGTATTAGAAACAACAGATTTGCTGAATCAACCCTTTCACTGGCAAAGACTATGGGGAAGAAATTATCTACCGATCCATGCGACATTATTTGAAAGATCTCTGCTTGACGATGGTTGTAGATTTGATGAAACGCTGGAGGTATACGAAGATTGGGATTTCTGGGTGCAGATGACGCAATACACGGACTTTATTCACGTTGACCAGATTACCGCTTGTTATCGGAATTACGGTCATTCCGGTTTTGGATTGGAAACTGACAAGAGCTTTATCCGCAAAGCAAAAGGCGCTTATTTTGATAAGTGGAAATCTATTTGGCCTGGTGAAAAAATCAACGAACTCATTGAATACAGAGAAGCATTGCTGGAGCAATTACACAACCAACTCCATGAACAGCAGGCCGAATGTAATGAATACAAACAAGAAGTGGCAGAACACAAGCAAGCGATAACGGAGTACAAGCAAGAAATAACGCAATACAAGCGAGAGATAGCAGAGCACAAGCAGGCGATAACAGAGTACACGCGAGAAGTAGCGAAACACAAACAGGATATCAACGCGCTTTATAATTCAAATTCATGGAAGATTACTGCGCCTTATCGTCGAATAGGTTTGCAAGCGCGGCGCATCTCATATGTTTTGGCACTCAGCTCAAGTTTTATTCGGGAACATGGTGGCGGTTGGCAAGGTGGGAGGCGCTTGATACTCAAGATGTGCCAGAAATTACTGGAGGAAGGCCCCCAAGGAGTGCGCAATAGTTTGAGAATGTATGCATCGTGTCGCCAGCCACCCAGAGAAATAAGCAGATTTACGAACACTACGATATCCCGCCCTGATCTCGTGCCTCATACAGTGGCTGTTGATATTATCATCTGTGTTCACAATGCTTTGGAAGACGTCAAAAAATGCCTGGCGTCGGTGATACGCCACACATGTCCTCCCTATGAATTAATTTTAGTCGATGATGGCAGTGACATAGAGACCCGTGATTACCTTAAGAATTTTGCAAAAGATAACAACGCTCAATTGATCAGGAATGAATCGGCTCGTGGCTACACGCTGGCTGCAAATCAAGGAATTGGAGCTTCACGGTCTCCCTATGTAGTCTTACTCAATAGTGACACGGTAGTAAGTGCTGAGTGGCTCGATCGTATGATTTCCTGCGCCGAATCCGATTCTAGTCTGGGCATAATTGGCCCATTGAGTAACACCGCTTCCTGGCAGTCTATTCCGGATATCGAACAAAATGGTGATTGGTCAAGCAATCCTTTACCAGCTGAAATGACCGTGGAAGAAATGGCACAGCAAGTAGCTATTTATTCCGGGCAACTGTATCCGCGTATCCCCTTCCTAAACGGTTTTTGCCTATTGATTAAACGGGCTTTAATTGACGAAATCGGTAAACTTGACGAACAGAATTTTGCTCAAGGCTATGGTGAAGAAAACGATTATTGCTTGCGCTCAAGACAGGCGGGATGGTCACTGGCGATAGCCGATGATGTCTATATTTATCATGCTCAATCCAAGAGTTATTCAACAGAGCGTCGCCGTCTGTTATGCGAACATGCCGGACAAGTTTTAGCCAAAAAGCATGGGCAATCTTTGATAGACGAAGGTGTGTATTTTTGCCGGTACAATCGCGTATTGGAAGGCATACGCGCTCACGCGAAGCGATTGTTTGAACGCCACGAATTCATCAAAAAGGCAAAGGCCCAATGGAAAGGCAAGAAGATAATCTTTATATTGCCGACAAGAGAAGCCGGGGGAGGTGCAAACGTTCTGATCAGTGAAGCTCAGGCTCTCATAAAGATGGGTATAGATACCTGGTTATTGAATTTCTCTTATTTGCAAGTAGATTTTGAAAATAGTTATCCTGAACTTGATATCCCTACCGTCTATGCGCCAAATGAAGAGTCAATACCTAAGCTTTGCGAGGATTTCGATGCCGTTATCGCCACCTTCAACACTTCTGTCGCCTGGATCGCACCATTAGCAAAAAATACGCATTCAAGGCCGATTTTGGGCTATTACATACAAGATTTCGAGCCTTATTTTTATAAAGAAGGGACAGCTGAGTACAAAAAGGCATTAGCTTCTTATACATTGATTCCGGATTTAATCTGCGTCACAAAAACAAACTGGAACCGCCAGAAAGTTTCAGAAGAAACTAAAGTTGACTGTACTGTACTCGGCCCGAGTATTGATATAGATTTATTTAGACCGAGGCTACGCAAAGATCCTTCCTGGCCCGAGCGACCCTTACGTATCGCCGCAATGATCAGATCTTCCTCGCCGCGCCGAGGCCCATACCTGACAATGAAAGTACTAAAAATCATTGAGCAAAAATACGGAAAACAAATTGAAATTTTTTTATTCGGCGAAGAAAGCGATACACCTGGATTTCTTGCCTTACCACGAGACTTTGCTTGGAACAATCTGGGCAAGCAAACGCCCGAACAAGTCGCCTTATTACTGAACGAAGTTGATATTTTCGTCGATTTTTCAGATTACCAAGCGATGGGACTCACCGCAATGGAAGCGATGGCTTGCGGTGTAGCGGTGATTTTACCTGAGAACGGTGGTGCAAGCAGTTTTGCTTCTCATGAAAAAAATGCACTACTTGTTGATACAAAAGATCCAAGCGCATGCTGTCACGCACTTGATCGACTGGTGTCTGATAACGAGCTACGCATACAATTACAGCGACAGGCATTGTCGGATATCACGCATTACTTTCCCGAAGTACCAGCCTTCAAGCTCCTTGAAGCTTTATTTCAAGCCTAG
- the phoR gene encoding phosphate regulon sensor histidine kinase PhoR, with amino-acid sequence MSNIWKRFIYIILITLIFSGFFWMAFGVTFALLLFSATLFWIALHHVSHLVALERWLLLPEQLSANIPAGSGEWDDVFAYLARYVRQHSQSQELLSMALERMRNVTAAMPDGIVLLTENDRIEWCNPVAEDHLGISSVLDSGQQITHLVRQVPFVEYLSVRNFTKPLVLNQTRRRHKSVFSLQFVPYGFNQKLLISRDITRFEKLETMRQDFIANVSHELRTPLTVINGFLDTLTHEETTPDFDKRALTLMSEQAIRMQSLVEDLLILSRLENEQNKINETIINVADLLNEILRDVESLDTEKHSIRLNIATHSQLLGSQTELRSAFSNLINNAVRYTPEGGEISIHWQEKDGQGIFYVQDSGIGIEAQHIPRLTERFYRIDTSRSRETGGTGLGLAIVKHVVNRHDGGLQITSEIGKGSRFTIVFPAKRLVA; translated from the coding sequence GTGTCCAATATTTGGAAGCGTTTCATTTATATTATTCTAATTACGCTGATTTTTAGTGGATTTTTTTGGATGGCTTTCGGCGTGACATTTGCCTTGTTACTGTTTAGTGCGACACTATTCTGGATCGCGTTACACCATGTTTCGCATCTGGTTGCGCTAGAGCGCTGGTTGTTATTACCTGAGCAGCTTTCTGCCAATATTCCAGCCGGTAGTGGTGAATGGGATGATGTATTTGCATATTTAGCCCGTTACGTACGCCAGCATAGCCAGAGCCAAGAATTGCTGAGCATGGCGCTAGAGCGTATGCGTAATGTAACTGCTGCTATGCCGGATGGCATTGTGTTATTGACTGAAAACGATCGGATTGAATGGTGTAATCCGGTTGCTGAGGATCATCTAGGAATAAGTTCGGTGCTCGATTCAGGGCAACAAATTACGCATTTAGTGCGACAAGTTCCGTTCGTCGAGTATTTGTCGGTACGTAATTTCACCAAGCCGTTAGTTTTGAATCAAACGCGCCGACGGCATAAAAGCGTTTTTTCCTTGCAATTCGTACCCTATGGCTTCAACCAAAAATTGCTTATTAGCCGAGACATTACCCGATTTGAGAAGCTTGAAACAATGCGTCAAGATTTTATCGCCAATGTTTCACATGAATTACGCACACCACTTACGGTGATTAATGGTTTTCTTGATACGCTAACGCATGAGGAAACCACACCGGATTTTGATAAAAGGGCTTTAACGTTGATGTCGGAACAAGCAATTCGCATGCAATCTCTGGTAGAAGATCTTTTGATCTTGTCGCGCTTGGAAAATGAGCAAAATAAAATCAATGAAACGATCATTAATGTGGCTGATTTGCTCAATGAAATTCTGCGCGATGTAGAATCGCTCGACACCGAAAAGCATTCGATTAGATTGAATATCGCAACACATAGCCAACTACTGGGTAGTCAAACTGAATTGCGTAGTGCGTTTAGTAATTTGATCAATAATGCAGTGCGTTATACCCCAGAGGGCGGTGAGATCAGTATTCATTGGCAAGAAAAGGATGGTCAAGGTATATTTTATGTACAGGATAGCGGTATCGGTATTGAAGCTCAGCATATTCCTCGATTGACTGAGCGTTTTTATCGGATTGACACCAGTCGTTCGCGAGAAACTGGAGGAACAGGACTCGGACTAGCGATTGTTAAACACGTCGTGAATCGGCATGATGGAGGTTTGCAAATCACGAGTGAGATCGGTAAGGGAAGTCGCTTTACAATTGTTTTTCCAGCCAAACGACTGGTTGCATAA
- a CDS encoding metal ABC transporter permease, with protein MEFLFEPLQYDFFLRGLLAASLVGATGGLIGVYVVLRGMSYVGHGLSHAAIGGAIVGFTLNMNFYVGACAMGLAAALIINKITQNNKIKLDAAIGIVTTAMFALGVAIVSKLRNFKQNFEAALFGNILGINDDDLLIIGIVTVVTFITLFFSYRALLFSTFDQEVAHVSGIKTASVQLLFSIILTLAVIASLNVTGVTMVAATLIAPAITARILTDSFSKMMIYSTLIGTFSGIIGMYLSYIFNVASGTTIVLFSTLLFGLSLLAKSLQRIIKTTPEKVES; from the coding sequence ATGGAATTTTTGTTTGAACCACTGCAATATGATTTTTTTCTTCGTGGTCTGTTAGCCGCCAGTTTGGTTGGTGCAACCGGTGGATTAATTGGCGTATACGTAGTATTACGAGGGATGAGCTACGTGGGTCATGGGCTATCGCATGCCGCAATTGGTGGAGCGATTGTAGGATTCACTCTGAATATGAATTTTTATGTGGGTGCATGCGCCATGGGATTAGCCGCCGCACTGATCATTAATAAAATTACTCAGAACAACAAAATCAAACTCGATGCAGCCATCGGTATTGTTACAACAGCAATGTTTGCATTAGGTGTTGCCATCGTAAGTAAATTGCGCAATTTCAAGCAAAATTTTGAAGCGGCCTTGTTCGGTAATATTTTAGGAATCAATGACGATGATCTGCTCATCATCGGCATCGTCACCGTTGTCACCTTTATCACTCTATTTTTTTCCTACCGTGCCCTACTCTTCTCAACATTTGATCAAGAGGTAGCGCACGTATCGGGTATTAAAACCGCATCGGTGCAACTGCTATTTTCAATCATACTTACCCTTGCTGTCATCGCTTCACTCAATGTGACCGGTGTTACGATGGTCGCCGCAACGCTGATTGCACCCGCTATTACTGCGCGAATTTTAACCGATAGTTTTAGCAAAATGATGATTTACTCCACACTGATCGGCACCTTTTCAGGCATTATCGGAATGTATCTAAGTTATATTTTTAATGTCGCTTCGGGTACTACTATCGTATTATTCAGCACACTATTGTTTGGTTTGTCGTTATTGGCTAAATCGTTACAAAGAATTATAAAAACAACACCCGAAAAAGTTGAATCGTAA
- a CDS encoding metal ABC transporter ATP-binding protein gives MQAIIDSDTPLHSAISLCNITAGYEHQLFQNLSLEIPHGLFAGIVGPTACGKTTLLKILMGMHPVTCGKARLNGHAVEKIKPGIIGYVPQLGSVDWNFPVTVEEVIAMGLYTSGRILPWLTKHERQQIYDLAERLNINGCLKKHILAISGGQRQRTFLARALISNPKILILDEPTSGVDIKTQHEILHLLGSLNCEGITILLTTHDLNAVASHLPWVICFNKGVIAQGRPHDIFINEILTKTYGGDIVIVKHEGHLLIAHTTPLQFMDQS, from the coding sequence ATGCAAGCAATAATCGATTCTGACACACCGTTACACTCAGCCATTAGCCTCTGCAATATCACTGCAGGTTATGAGCATCAGTTATTCCAGAATCTTTCATTAGAAATTCCGCATGGATTATTTGCCGGTATTGTAGGCCCGACCGCTTGCGGTAAAACCACGCTGCTTAAGATCCTGATGGGTATGCACCCGGTAACTTGCGGTAAAGCCAGGCTGAATGGTCATGCCGTTGAAAAAATTAAACCGGGTATCATTGGATATGTACCACAACTGGGTAGTGTCGATTGGAATTTTCCTGTCACAGTTGAAGAGGTCATTGCCATGGGGCTTTATACCAGTGGTCGTATTTTGCCTTGGTTGACAAAACATGAGCGTCAACAAATTTATGATCTGGCCGAGCGCTTGAACATCAATGGTTGCTTAAAAAAGCACATTCTCGCGATCTCCGGTGGCCAGCGTCAACGCACTTTCTTGGCGCGCGCCTTGATCAGCAATCCGAAGATTCTGATTCTTGATGAACCCACTTCCGGCGTCGATATCAAAACACAGCATGAAATATTACACCTATTAGGCAGTTTGAATTGCGAAGGCATTACCATATTATTGACTACGCACGATCTGAATGCCGTAGCCTCGCATCTGCCTTGGGTGATTTGTTTTAATAAAGGTGTCATCGCACAAGGCCGCCCACACGATATATTCATCAATGAAATTCTCACCAAAACATATGGTGGCGATATCGTCATTGTAAAACATGAAGGGCACTTGCTAATTGCGCATACCACCCCTTTGCAGTTTATGGATCAGTCGTAA
- a CDS encoding metal ABC transporter substrate-binding protein — protein sequence MRIHSRYLLFFFFITIFISLGLGKRIFASEHPKKFTIVTTVAPITNMVRNIGGGYVNVIGVVPDGVDSHTFEPIPSDIKTLQAADLIIANGLDLELPTLKLAEKVKKPGTRIVQLGNRTLKEEDWQYDFSFPREHGHPNPHLWLNIQLVMQYAEIIRDSLSELDSRHREYYFLNTETYLTKLTKLDQAIFACVKTIPEKNRKLVTYHDSFAYFAPRYGMTVIAAIQPSDFSEPAPQEVINVIKQIKQAGVPAIFGSDVFPSKIMKQIAREANVQFIDQLSDDELPAPPNDSFIGMMVNNMTVMTQALGGDATCTANIDASNNRF from the coding sequence ATGAGAATTCACAGTCGTTACCTATTGTTCTTTTTTTTCATAACGATATTTATTTCTCTGGGGCTAGGAAAGCGGATTTTTGCTTCGGAGCATCCTAAGAAATTCACAATCGTTACAACCGTTGCACCCATCACGAACATGGTACGAAACATTGGGGGTGGTTATGTAAATGTCATTGGCGTAGTTCCGGATGGCGTTGACTCGCATACTTTTGAGCCCATTCCGTCCGATATCAAAACACTGCAAGCGGCCGACTTGATCATCGCAAATGGCCTTGACCTTGAGTTACCGACTTTGAAATTAGCTGAGAAAGTGAAAAAACCCGGAACACGTATTGTGCAATTGGGCAATCGCACACTGAAAGAGGAAGATTGGCAATATGATTTCAGTTTCCCACGTGAACATGGACACCCCAATCCACATCTGTGGTTAAACATCCAATTGGTGATGCAATATGCCGAAATCATCCGAGACAGTTTGAGCGAGTTGGATTCCAGGCATCGAGAATATTATTTTTTAAATACCGAAACCTACCTCACTAAACTCACAAAATTAGACCAGGCCATTTTTGCTTGTGTTAAAACAATTCCTGAAAAGAATCGTAAGCTGGTAACTTACCATGACTCATTTGCCTATTTTGCACCGCGCTATGGCATGACCGTCATTGCAGCTATCCAACCGTCAGATTTCTCCGAACCTGCACCGCAAGAGGTAATAAATGTCATCAAACAGATCAAGCAAGCCGGTGTACCCGCTATTTTTGGTTCGGATGTTTTTCCCAGCAAAATCATGAAACAAATCGCACGCGAAGCCAATGTGCAATTTATCGACCAGCTTTCAGACGATGAATTGCCAGCGCCTCCGAACGATTCTTTCATCGGCATGATGGTAAATAATATGACGGTCATGACACAAGCGCTGGGTGGAGACGCAACTTGTACAGCAAACATTGATGCAAGCAATAATCGATTCTGA
- a CDS encoding TonB-dependent receptor, producing MLETTKKNEFTASGGAVLLSLWMTGSVHAAGVPTLNEMTIKADSKGLIGTANTASEGTVLKRQLDSRTVYRPGELMETVPGFIATQHSGEGKANQYFMRGFNLDHGTDVRISVDGVLVNQRSHGHGQGWADVNFIIPELISNLQYTKGPYYANQGDFASAGSINMNYVDKLPQGIATYGIGQQGWMRGLLAKSFQVGSGNLLVAGELVKLNGPWTIPEHFKKYNAMARYSQDDGTTKFNITAMAYGARWTAIDQIPLRGVRSGYVSRLGAIDPSDYGETHRFSLSSALEQKNRFGVTTANLYTIHHNMALFSNFTYFLEDPVNGDQFSQKDKRFQSGFNVDHTWVNKIYGFDVVNSVGVQFQNDVIDNGLSSTRDRHLLSRTRADHINENSVGLYYQNSVQWLEKFRTVTGIRSDYYWFDVNSHIQKENSGSSYDSITNPKVSAIFGPWANTEFYFSYGSGFHSNDARGTTSRVDPKTNEPINPVHPLVRTTGYEVGVRSAIVPGLQTTFSLFRLDTASELLFVGDAGNTEASRPSQRNGFEVSAFYMPKDWLTIDVDYALTRARFSDFDPIGNHVPGAINGVGKLAVSVDNLGRFLGSMQVRYFGKRALTEDNSARSDNTVTLNGQVGYKVSNNVHVVLQGFNLLNTHGHAIDYFYTSRLPGEPVAGVADKHFHPVETRSFRVNLVANF from the coding sequence ATGTTAGAAACAACAAAAAAAAACGAATTTACTGCAAGTGGTGGCGCCGTACTTTTATCGCTGTGGATGACAGGGAGCGTTCATGCCGCAGGCGTACCAACACTTAATGAAATGACCATTAAAGCAGATTCCAAGGGGCTAATAGGGACTGCAAATACTGCTAGTGAAGGCACTGTACTGAAGCGTCAATTAGATTCACGAACAGTTTATCGCCCAGGTGAATTGATGGAAACCGTCCCTGGTTTCATCGCTACGCAACACAGTGGAGAAGGTAAAGCCAATCAGTATTTTATGCGCGGTTTTAACTTGGATCATGGTACCGATGTACGCATCAGCGTTGATGGTGTGCTGGTTAATCAGCGTTCGCATGGACACGGCCAAGGTTGGGCAGATGTCAATTTCATCATTCCGGAATTAATCAGTAATTTGCAATACACCAAAGGACCTTATTACGCCAATCAAGGTGATTTCGCTTCAGCCGGTTCCATCAATATGAATTATGTCGATAAATTACCGCAAGGTATTGCCACTTATGGAATAGGGCAGCAAGGTTGGATGCGTGGATTGCTGGCGAAGTCTTTTCAAGTGGGGAGCGGAAATTTACTCGTTGCTGGTGAATTGGTGAAATTGAATGGACCTTGGACGATCCCTGAGCATTTTAAGAAATATAATGCAATGGCGCGTTATAGCCAAGATGACGGTACAACGAAATTCAATATTACCGCGATGGCTTATGGTGCAAGATGGACAGCAATTGATCAAATACCATTAAGAGGAGTTCGGAGCGGTTATGTATCTCGACTTGGTGCTATTGATCCAAGCGACTATGGGGAAACCCATCGTTTTAGCCTTTCCAGCGCATTGGAGCAAAAAAACCGCTTTGGGGTTACCACAGCGAATCTCTACACCATTCATCATAATATGGCGCTGTTTTCCAACTTTACCTACTTTTTAGAGGACCCAGTCAACGGCGATCAATTTTCGCAAAAAGATAAGCGTTTTCAATCGGGATTTAATGTCGACCATACATGGGTTAACAAAATTTACGGATTCGATGTCGTTAATTCTGTTGGAGTGCAGTTCCAAAACGACGTCATTGACAATGGGCTGTCGAGCACTAGGGATCGTCACCTTTTATCAAGAACCCGAGCAGATCATATTAATGAAAATAGCGTAGGATTGTATTATCAGAACAGTGTGCAATGGCTGGAGAAATTTAGAACAGTTACTGGGATACGTTCGGATTATTATTGGTTCGATGTGAATAGCCACATACAAAAGGAGAATTCAGGAAGTAGCTACGATAGTATTACCAATCCTAAGGTTTCTGCAATTTTCGGCCCTTGGGCCAATACGGAGTTTTATTTTAGCTACGGCAGCGGTTTTCATAGCAATGATGCGCGAGGAACAACATCCCGAGTCGATCCTAAAACAAATGAGCCCATTAATCCAGTTCATCCGTTGGTTCGTACTACGGGATATGAAGTGGGTGTTCGTTCGGCAATTGTCCCAGGTTTGCAAACCACATTTTCATTATTTAGATTAGATACGGCATCCGAATTGTTATTTGTCGGCGATGCCGGTAATACTGAAGCAAGCCGCCCAAGCCAACGTAATGGATTCGAAGTATCAGCGTTTTATATGCCCAAGGATTGGTTAACGATCGATGTAGACTATGCATTGACACGTGCACGTTTTAGCGATTTCGATCCAATTGGGAACCATGTTCCCGGAGCAATTAATGGGGTTGGAAAATTGGCCGTTTCTGTCGATAATCTTGGCCGTTTTCTAGGTAGTATGCAGGTACGCTATTTTGGTAAACGTGCGCTCACTGAGGATAATAGCGCGCGATCTGATAATACCGTGACTTTAAATGGTCAAGTAGGTTATAAGGTCAGCAATAATGTACATGTAGTACTGCAGGGTTTTAATTTACTGAATACGCATGGGCATGCAATTGACTATTTTTATACATCCAGACTCCCGGGTGAACCAGTTGCAGGTGTAGCAGACAAGCATTTTCATCCGGTCGAGACACGCTCATTTCGAGTAAATCTTGTAGCCAATTTTTAG
- the nikR gene encoding nickel-responsive transcriptional regulator NikR: MERFTISMDEELFEQFDKISSARGYDNRSEAIRDLVREYLEVSRLQKDNKGYCIATLTYIYNHHERDLAALVTSSHHEHHDITLSSMHVHMDHDNCLEVAILRGTIQDVRHFANKVIAKNGIRHGKLHIVPIEVSEFAHQHADNVHRHTHSSPRT, translated from the coding sequence ATGGAACGATTTACTATTTCAATGGATGAAGAGCTTTTTGAGCAGTTTGATAAAATCTCCAGTGCGCGTGGCTATGATAACCGCTCCGAAGCGATTCGGGATTTAGTGAGGGAATACCTTGAAGTTTCTCGCTTGCAAAAAGACAATAAAGGTTATTGTATTGCCACTTTGACCTATATCTATAATCACCATGAGCGAGATTTGGCGGCGTTGGTGACATCTTCTCACCATGAGCATCATGATATTACATTATCCAGTATGCATGTACATATGGATCACGATAATTGCCTTGAGGTTGCGATTCTACGTGGCACTATTCAAGACGTACGCCATTTTGCTAACAAGGTAATTGCCAAGAATGGTATTCGTCACGGCAAACTACATATCGTGCCGATTGAGGTATCGGAATTTGCTCATCAGCATGCAGATAATGTGCATAGGCATACCCATAGCAGTCCACGAACATAG
- a CDS encoding lipase has translation MKFLTIAKFISFISLISVASTTHALSEECSKSTASAYYLDTIGLVCLQKIITIDPSDSNIYKSTLQWLGSSDPALSHQFLLTGLEFDNLPAELNSPVFSFANGILSIPKIDIPKQFGTERYSVDLKLVSIASETIFQLDQVAIYINPDYVAGRDWKPFGMLPSEERRAVDLLGRSLPYMQLADLVYDFDNTTVGTWKLIETKNKTSGMDAGVYENQNTNPKEIALVFRGTEPCCSLDYVRDITADAAIATGTVSDQFKDAFNFARDVINRYPGAKIIVAGHSLGGGLAQAVGATLGLETFAFNSSPVPDHFFDTYTITLPEEKIAELIHVIADIHDPVSNADESGDLYINAHHVTPLLQFNFETKEILPIEPVRLRKLRFDRHSITELYLHSSTLMNIYMAGW, from the coding sequence ATGAAATTTCTGACCATAGCGAAATTTATCAGTTTTATTAGTCTGATCTCTGTCGCTTCTACCACCCACGCACTATCGGAAGAGTGTTCAAAATCAACTGCATCTGCATACTATTTGGATACCATTGGTCTAGTTTGTTTACAAAAAATAATTACTATCGACCCCAGTGATTCCAATATCTATAAGAGTACATTGCAATGGTTAGGTAGCAGCGATCCAGCACTCAGTCATCAATTCTTGTTGACCGGTCTTGAATTCGACAATTTGCCTGCTGAACTCAATAGTCCAGTATTTTCATTCGCAAACGGTATCCTGAGCATACCCAAGATCGATATTCCAAAACAATTTGGCACTGAGCGTTATAGTGTCGATCTCAAACTGGTATCCATCGCGAGCGAGACAATTTTTCAACTCGACCAGGTCGCTATCTACATCAACCCGGATTATGTTGCAGGCAGAGACTGGAAACCTTTTGGCATGCTACCTTCTGAAGAACGCCGTGCAGTGGATCTGCTTGGCCGCTCCTTGCCTTATATGCAATTGGCTGATTTAGTGTATGACTTCGATAATACTACGGTGGGCACTTGGAAATTAATCGAAACGAAAAACAAAACCTCTGGCATGGATGCAGGCGTTTATGAAAATCAAAATACCAATCCCAAAGAAATTGCACTGGTTTTTCGCGGTACAGAACCCTGTTGTTCGCTAGATTACGTTCGTGATATCACAGCAGATGCAGCTATCGCGACGGGAACCGTTAGCGATCAATTTAAGGACGCCTTCAATTTCGCGAGGGACGTCATCAATCGATATCCAGGCGCTAAAATTATTGTGGCAGGCCATTCGTTAGGTGGTGGACTCGCGCAAGCAGTCGGGGCAACATTAGGCTTAGAAACGTTTGCATTTAACTCATCTCCCGTTCCTGATCATTTTTTTGACACTTACACGATTACACTACCGGAAGAAAAAATTGCCGAACTCATTCACGTCATTGCGGATATTCACGATCCCGTTTCCAATGCGGATGAATCCGGCGATCTCTATATTAACGCCCATCATGTCACGCCATTGCTACAATTTAATTTTGAAACCAAAGAAATATTGCCTATAGAACCAGTACGCTTGAGAAAACTAAGGTTTGACCGCCATAGCATCACAGAACTTTATTTACATTCTTCCACCTTGATGAACATCTATATGGCAGGATGGTAA